The genomic segment GCCCGGCCGGGAGGCCGCGAAGAAGCGGGATCCGCCGCGCGCTCTCCGCACGGGCACCTGCGGCGGGAGGTCCCGGAGTTCCTCCGGATGCGGAATCCCCGGCCCGTCCCGTACGTTCACCAAAGCGGACACCACAGCCGAGGAGCGCCCGCCCATGTTCTGGAACCGCACACCGCAACTGCCCACCCCCGAGCAGGCCCTCGAAGGCCGCCCGGAGCCGGGGTACACGGTCCCCGACCGCCACACGGTGCTCGGCAATCCCCTGCTGGGCCCGTACCCGGAGGGCCTGGAGATCGCGGACTTCGGCCTCGGCTGCTTCTGGGGCGCCGAACGCAAGTTCTGGCAGACCCCCGGCGTCTGGACGACCCTCGCCGGCTACCAGGGCGGCCACACGCGCAACCCCGCGTACGAAGAGGTGTGCAGCGGCCTGACCGGCCACACCGAGGCGGTCCGCGTCGTCCACGACCCGGAGGCCGTCTCCTTCGAGGCCCTGCTCAAGCTCTTCTGGGAGTCGCACGACCCCACCCAGGGCTTCCGCCAGGGCAATGACGTCGGGACCCAGTACCGCTCGGCGATCTACACCCACTCCCCCGCCCAGCAGGCGGCCGCGGAGTCCTCGCGCGACGCGTACCAGGCCGTCCTGACCGCCCGCGGCTACGGCACGATCACCACGGAGATCCTCCCGGCCGACACCCGCCCCTTCTACCCGGCGGAGCCATACCACCAGCAGTACCTCGACAAAAACCCGAACGGGTACTGCGGCATCGGCGGCACGGGTGTGTCCTGCCCGATCGGGGTAGCCCCGGCAGAGGGCTGACCGCCTCGCATGGGCTTCACGAACGTTGCGTCGTCTCAACACCCCCAGTATGCGG from the Streptomyces xinghaiensis S187 genome contains:
- the msrA gene encoding peptide-methionine (S)-S-oxide reductase MsrA; this translates as MFWNRTPQLPTPEQALEGRPEPGYTVPDRHTVLGNPLLGPYPEGLEIADFGLGCFWGAERKFWQTPGVWTTLAGYQGGHTRNPAYEEVCSGLTGHTEAVRVVHDPEAVSFEALLKLFWESHDPTQGFRQGNDVGTQYRSAIYTHSPAQQAAAESSRDAYQAVLTARGYGTITTEILPADTRPFYPAEPYHQQYLDKNPNGYCGIGGTGVSCPIGVAPAEG